The following coding sequences are from one Chanos chanos chromosome 12, fChaCha1.1, whole genome shotgun sequence window:
- the LOC115825083 gene encoding histone H2B 1/2-like: MPEPAKSAPKKGSKKAVTKTAGKGGKKRKRTRKESYAIYVYKVLKQVHPDTGISSKAMGIMNSFVNDIFERIAGEASRLAHYNKRSTITSREIQTAVRLLLPGELAKHAVSEGTKAVTKYTSSK; encoded by the coding sequence ATGCCAGAGCCCGCAAAGTCCGCACCCAAGAAGGGATCCAAGAAAGCCGTGACCAAGACGGCTGGCAAAGGAGGCAAGAAACGCAAGAGGACCAGGAAGGAGAGCTACGCTATCTACGTGTACAAAGTGCTGAAACAGGTCCACCCCGACACCGGCATTTCCTCCAAGGCCATGGGAATCATGAATTCCTTTGTCAACGACATCTTTGAGCGTATTGCCGGAGAGGCGTCTCGCTTGGCGCACTACAACAAGCGCTCCACCATCACCTCCAGGGAAATCCAGACCGCCGTGCGTCTGCTGCTTCCCGGTGAGTTGGCCAAGCACGCCGTGTCTGAGGGCACCAAGGCCGTCACCAAGTACACCAGCTCCAAGTAA
- the LOC115825076 gene encoding histone H3 — protein sequence MARTKQTARKSTGGKAPRKQLATKAARKSAPATGGVKKPHRYRPGTVALREIRRYQKSTELLIRKLPFQRLVREIAQDFKTDLRFQSSAVMALQEASEAYLVGLFEDTNLCAIHAKRVTIMPKDIQLARRIRGERA from the coding sequence ATGGCAAGAACCAAGCAGACCGCTCGTAAATCGACTGGTGGCAAAGCCCCCAGGAAGCAGCTGGCCACTAAAGCTGCTCGCAAAAGCGCCCCGGCCACCGGTGGCGTCAAGAAGCCTCATCGTTACAGGCCCGGCACCGTGGCTCTCCGAGAGATCCGCCGTTATCAGAAATCCACTGAGCTGCTTATCCGTAAGCTGCCCTTCCAGCGTCTGGTAAGGGAAATCGCTCAGGATTTCAAGACCGACCTGCGCTTCCAGAGCTCTGCCGTCATGGCTTTGCAGGAGGCCAGCGAGGCTTACTTGGTCGGTTTGTTCGAAGACACCAACCTGTGCGCCATCCACGCCAAGAGAGTCACCATCATGCCCAAGGACATCCAGCTGGCCCGTCGTATCCGCGGCGAGCGTGCTTAA
- the LOC115825079 gene encoding histone H2A-like: MSGRGKTGGKARAKAKTRSSRAGLQFPVGRVHRLLRKGNYAERVGAGAPVYLAAVLEYLTAEILELAGNAARDNKKTRIIPRHLQLAVRNDEELNKLLGGVTIAQGGVLPNIQAVLLPKKTDKPAKAK; this comes from the coding sequence atgaGTGGAAGAGGAAAAACCGGTGGCAAAGCCAGGGCCAAGGCTAAGACTAGGTCGTCCAGGGCTGGACTCCAATTCCCCGTCGGTCGTGTGCACAGGCTTCTGCGGAAAGGCAACTACGCCGAGCGGGTTGGTGCTGGTGCCCCTGTCTACCTTGCCGCCGTGCTCGAGTACCTGACTGCTGAGATCTTGGAGTTGGCTGGCAACGCTGCTCGCGACAACAAGAAGACTCGTATCATCCCCCGTCACCTGCAGCTGGCCGTCCGAAACGACGAGGAGTTGAACAAACTGCTTGGCGGAGTCACCATCGCTCAAGGTGGCGTGCTGCCCAACATTCAGGCAGTTCTGTTGCCCAAAAAGACCGACAAGCCAGCCAAGGCCAAGTAA
- the LOC115825075 gene encoding histone H1-like: MAEEAPAPAVAAPAKAPKKKAAPRPKKAGPSVGELIVKAVSASKERSGVSLAALKKALAAGGYDVEKNNSRVKIAVKSLVTKGTLVQTKGTGASGSFKLNKKAEATKKKPAKKAAPKAKKPAAKKPAAAKKPKKAAAKKPAAAKKAKKPAAAPKKAAKSPKKAKKPAAPKKAAKSPKKAKAAKPKAAKPKAAKAKKAAPKKK, encoded by the coding sequence ATGGCAGAAGAGGCTCCAGCACCCGCCGTCGCAGCGCCCGCTAAAGCTCCCAAGAAGAAGGCGGCACCCAGGCCCAAAAAAGCGGGACCTAGCGTCGGCGAACTCATCGTTAAAGCTGTTTCAGCTTCGAAAGAACGAAGTGGGGTTTCCCTCGCCGCTCTTAAGAAGGCTTTGGCTGCTGGCGGCTACGACGTGGAGAAGAACAACTCCCGCGTCAAGATCGCTGTCAAGAGCTTGGTAACTAAAGGCACTCTGGTCCAGACCAAAGGAACTGGCGCATCCGGTTCTTTCAAGCTGAACAAGAAAGCCGAGGCCACCAAGAAGAAACCAGCCAAGAAAGCCGCGCCGAAAGCCAAGAAACCTGCTGCTAAGAAGCCCGCTGCTGCCAAGAAGCCTAAGAAAGCAGCGGCAAAGAAGCCAGCTGCGGCCAAGAAGGCAAAGAAACCAGCCGCCGCTCCCAAGAAAGCCGCCAAGAGCCCCAAAAAGGCCAAGAAGCCCGCAGCGCCTAAGAAGGCGGCCAAGAGCCCCAAGAAAGCCAAGGCAGCCAAGCCTAAAGCGGCTAAGCCTAAGGCAGCAAAGGCGAAGAAGGCAGCCCCTAAAAAGAAGTAA